The Nitrospira sp. genome contains a region encoding:
- a CDS encoding cytochrome ubiquinol oxidase subunit I gives MTSALLYDRLQFAFTATFHYLFPQLTMGLALLLLYLRSRVLLTGDEHAEEVADFWTKIFALNFGFGVVTGIPLEFQFGTNWARFSNYAGGVIGQTLAMEGVFAFFLESSFLGILLFRKRFSRRVQWFATLMLFVGTWLSGYFILATNAWMQHPVAYQVAADGRVFVTSLSGLLTNPWLFWQFTHNMTAAVVTASCVVAAVGAYYVLSGQHLPHAKTFLRTGVVAGAISSGLMIFPTGHGNADQVFKYQPVKGAAFEGLFTTEREAGLYLIGQPNLETMTIDNPIEIPGALSILVYKDLYAKVKGLDAFPRDEWPDNIPLLYYAYHVMAGLGTIFVTLFGVALLALWRGWLFNMRWLLWWLMLCAPFPYIATSAGWMTAELGRQPWLVYGLLRTSDGTSPLVHSGNALFTLIGFVGLYLFLALLFILLVSNIIRQGPVSLDPPAMNGLHGTGH, from the coding sequence ATGACCAGCGCGCTCCTCTACGATCGGCTTCAATTTGCCTTTACTGCCACCTTCCACTACCTCTTTCCGCAGTTAACGATGGGGCTGGCCTTGCTGCTGCTCTATTTGCGCAGCCGGGTCTTGCTCACTGGCGATGAACATGCTGAGGAAGTGGCTGACTTTTGGACGAAGATCTTCGCCCTCAATTTTGGCTTCGGCGTCGTCACTGGGATCCCGCTCGAATTTCAGTTCGGAACGAACTGGGCTCGTTTTTCCAACTATGCGGGAGGCGTGATCGGGCAAACGCTGGCCATGGAGGGGGTCTTCGCCTTTTTCCTGGAATCTTCGTTTCTCGGTATCTTGCTGTTTCGCAAGCGATTCAGTCGCCGGGTGCAGTGGTTTGCCACCCTCATGCTCTTTGTTGGTACGTGGTTGTCTGGCTACTTCATCTTGGCCACAAACGCCTGGATGCAGCATCCTGTCGCCTATCAGGTAGCAGCTGACGGCCGAGTGTTCGTCACCAGTCTGAGCGGGCTACTCACCAACCCGTGGCTCTTCTGGCAATTCACTCACAACATGACAGCCGCGGTCGTCACCGCGTCCTGCGTGGTTGCTGCGGTGGGTGCGTACTATGTGTTATCTGGTCAGCATCTGCCCCATGCAAAAACGTTTCTTCGGACCGGTGTCGTTGCCGGCGCGATCTCGTCTGGACTGATGATTTTCCCAACGGGGCATGGCAATGCCGATCAGGTGTTCAAATATCAACCAGTCAAGGGAGCGGCGTTTGAGGGGCTCTTCACGACAGAGCGAGAGGCCGGGCTCTATCTAATTGGGCAACCCAATCTTGAAACGATGACCATCGACAACCCGATTGAGATTCCCGGAGCACTCAGTATTCTCGTGTACAAAGATCTCTATGCCAAAGTCAAAGGGCTCGATGCGTTTCCTCGCGACGAGTGGCCGGATAATATTCCGCTTCTCTATTATGCCTATCATGTGATGGCTGGATTGGGGACGATTTTCGTCACTCTCTTCGGCGTGGCCCTCCTCGCTTTGTGGCGAGGCTGGCTATTCAATATGAGATGGTTGCTCTGGTGGCTGATGCTGTGTGCGCCGTTCCCGTACATTGCCACGTCGGCTGGCTGGATGACCGCCGAGCTGGGACGGCAACCTTGGCTGGTGTATGGCCTATTGCGGACATCGGACGGTACCTCGCCGCTCGTGCATTCGGGGAATGCCCTCTTTACCTTGATAGGGTTTGTGGGATTGTATTTGTTCCTCGCCCTGCTGTTTATCCTGCTTGTCAGCAACATCATTCGCCAGGGGCCGGTCTCCCTTGATCCGCCCGCGATGAATGGTCTTCACGGAACGGGCCATTAA